In Bradyrhizobium sp. 200, the sequence AAAGCATCACGACCGGCAACGTCGTGACGTTGGCCGTACCGAAGAAGTACGAGACCGCCAGATTGTCGAGCGATACAAGCATCGCGAACAGCGAGCCGGCGAAGATACCCGGCGCAATCAGCGGCATGGTCACATGGATGAAGACCTGCCACGGATTGGCACTCAGAACGGCGGCCGCCTCTTCGTAATCGCTCCCAACGTTACGATAAACTGCGAGCACCGTGCGCATGACGTAGGGTACGGAGATCACGGTGTGCGCGACGAGCAACGATGTGTAGGAAACGCCCAGACCGAGATTGGACAGGTAGTACAGCAGCGACAACCCGATCACGAGCGCTGGGATCGCGATCGGCGCGAGCAGGAAGGCGACTGTCGCCGTGGCGGCACGGCTTGTGTTACGACCCAGCGCGAGGGCCGCCGGCACCGCAATCAGCACTGCAACCAGTGCGGAGTTCAGCGCAAGGTAAAGACTGGTGAGCAGCGAGTCGGCGAAAGGACGGTACTCGATGAGTCGGGCGTACCATCGAAACGAGAAGCCCTGATAAGGAAGCGATACCGCGGCCTGCGGCGTGAATGACACCGCGACGACGACGGCGATCGGCGCAACCAGAAAGACAAAGAACAGCAGAGTGAAACTCCCGAGCAGCCAGTTGCCGGCATGTCTCGCGACGAGTGCAGCGGCCAAACGCGCCTTCATGTTCACGCCTCCTTCAAACGAGCGAGCCGAAGCTGCGCGTACAGGCACACCAGCACGATGAGCAGGAGCAGATTGCTCATCGCGCTGGCCAGGCCAATTTCGTGCGTGAGCGTGAATTGTTGGAAGATCAGCAGTGGCAGCGTCACCACGTTGCCGTCACCCAGAAGCA encodes:
- a CDS encoding ABC transporter permease, with translation MKARLAAALVARHAGNWLLGSFTLLFFVFLVAPIAVVVAVSFTPQAAVSLPYQGFSFRWYARLIEYRPFADSLLTSLYLALNSALVAVLIAVPAALALGRNTSRAATATVAFLLAPIAIPALVIGLSLLYYLSNLGLGVSYTSLLVAHTVISVPYVMRTVLAVYRNVGSDYEEAAAVLSANPWQVFIHVTMPLIAPGIFAGSLFAMLVSLDNLAVSYFFGTANVTTLPVVMLSYLQNQFDPAIAAISTVQMLITIALLLVVERTYGLRALTTQ